The uncultured Desulfuromonas sp. genome has a segment encoding these proteins:
- the mgtE gene encoding magnesium transporter, with product MDQKVQMLLDTVRKLIRRGAHPNLNNLLKKTHPADIAHLFRYLDLKEQRVLFHLVEDVDTAAEVLSEIEHSVSAQLLEQIEKETIVHVLHHMPYDDAVDIIQNMPEELAEEVLDSMQDDCSDEIEQLMQYQEDTAGGIMSTEIFSLREDITARQAIEALQEAEDVEMVFYLYVTDVHNHLVGVLSLRQLLMVPPNRCLREIVSSDVISVRADTDQEEVAQLVAKYNILAIPVVDDQNKLLGIITVDDVIDVMRQEATEDIYKMAGASEEELMYGYKSFKIARLRLPWLLVNLLGGVVTGYLMWWFQLTLKEVIALISFIPVITGMGGNVGGQSATIVVRGFATGRIDFTTLRQVFFKELRVGLIMGLVCGTVVGCIAIVWHHNPYLGMVVGSAMAIAMTVAATMGVLAPAFFKRIGIDPAIASTPFVQTSNDITGILIYFGTATLFISKLH from the coding sequence ATGGATCAAAAAGTACAAATGTTGCTGGACACGGTCAGAAAGCTGATCCGTCGCGGCGCCCACCCCAACCTGAACAATCTCCTCAAAAAAACCCACCCGGCGGATATCGCCCATCTGTTTCGTTATCTTGACCTGAAGGAACAGCGCGTGCTGTTTCATCTGGTCGAAGATGTCGATACCGCTGCCGAGGTTTTGTCGGAGATCGAGCACAGTGTCAGCGCCCAGTTGCTCGAACAGATCGAAAAAGAGACCATCGTCCATGTGCTGCACCACATGCCTTACGATGATGCCGTTGATATTATCCAGAATATGCCGGAAGAACTGGCTGAGGAGGTTCTCGACAGCATGCAGGATGACTGCTCTGATGAAATTGAGCAGCTCATGCAATACCAGGAGGACACCGCCGGTGGTATCATGTCGACGGAAATCTTCTCCCTGCGTGAAGATATCACCGCTCGCCAGGCCATCGAAGCGCTTCAGGAAGCCGAAGATGTCGAGATGGTTTTTTACCTCTATGTCACCGACGTACACAACCATCTGGTCGGCGTGCTTTCCTTGCGCCAGTTGCTGATGGTTCCCCCCAACCGCTGTCTTCGCGAGATTGTTTCGTCTGATGTGATCAGCGTACGCGCCGATACCGACCAGGAAGAGGTCGCCCAATTGGTGGCCAAGTACAATATTCTGGCGATTCCGGTTGTCGATGATCAGAACAAGTTGCTTGGTATTATTACCGTCGATGACGTCATTGACGTCATGCGCCAGGAAGCCACCGAAGATATTTACAAAATGGCCGGTGCCAGTGAAGAAGAGCTGATGTACGGCTATAAGTCGTTCAAAATTGCCCGCCTGCGGCTGCCCTGGTTGCTGGTTAACCTGCTTGGTGGCGTGGTGACCGGTTATCTGATGTGGTGGTTTCAGTTGACCCTGAAAGAGGTGATCGCCCTGATCTCCTTTATCCCGGTTATCACCGGCATGGGCGGTAACGTCGGTGGCCAGTCGGCCACCATTGTCGTGCGCGGCTTCGCCACCGGGCGGATCGATTTTACCACCTTGCGCCAGGTGTTTTTTAAAGAGCTGCGTGTCGGCCTGATTATGGGGTTGGTGTGTGGTACGGTGGTGGGCTGTATTGCCATTGTCTGGCACCACAATCCCTACCTGGGCATGGTGGTCGGCTCGGCCATGGCCATTGCCATGACCGTCGCGGCGACCATGGGGGTGCTGGCTCCGGCGTTTTTCAAGCGCATCGGCATTGATCCGGCCATTGCCTCAACTCCGTTTGTCCAGACTTCCAACGATATCACCGGCATTCTGATCTATTTCGGAACTGCGACCCTGTTTATCAGCAAACTACACTAG
- a CDS encoding cytochrome c3 family protein codes for MKKLIVAIMLVAFAATAAFAADVVTYECKKGNVTFDHKAHSAKSECKVCHGDAAPAKIAIDKKAAHGAACKDCHKANGGPTKCGGCHVK; via the coding sequence ATGAAGAAACTGATCGTAGCTATCATGCTGGTTGCTTTCGCTGCAACTGCCGCCTTCGCTGCTGACGTTGTCACTTACGAATGTAAAAAAGGCAATGTCACCTTTGACCACAAAGCTCACAGCGCAAAGAGCGAATGTAAAGTATGTCACGGTGATGCAGCTCCGGCAAAAATCGCCATCGACAAAAAAGCGGCTCACGGCGCAGCGTGCAAAGACTGCCACAAAGCCAACGGTGGTCCTACCAAATGTGGTGGTTGCCACGTAAAATAA
- a CDS encoding cytochrome c3 family protein, with product MKKLIVALLLVAVSASFSLASDVITYAEGCKKGSVTFDHKGHSEFVENGCKNAACHGDATPAKIAVDKKTAHGKMCKICHKHTGGPTRCGECHVK from the coding sequence ATGAAAAAGCTCATCGTAGCTCTGCTTCTGGTCGCTGTGTCGGCTTCATTTTCGCTGGCATCAGACGTGATCACCTACGCCGAAGGCTGCAAGAAAGGCTCGGTTACTTTTGACCACAAAGGTCATAGTGAATTCGTTGAAAACGGCTGTAAAAACGCGGCCTGCCACGGCGACGCCACCCCGGCAAAGATTGCCGTCGACAAAAAAACCGCTCATGGCAAGATGTGCAAAATTTGCCACAAGCATACCGGCGGCCCCACCCGCTGCGGCGAATGTCACGTAAAGTAA
- a CDS encoding ion transporter: MKRPSPFSQSRPPTASTWRNRLHEIIFEAETRSGKIFDILLILSIIASVIIVMVDSVSSWQARYGDLLHAAEWGFTLLFTVEYVLRLMCIGRPWKYATSFFGIVDLLSILPTYLSLLLPGSKYLLVIRVLRILRVFRVLKLVQYLAEAEMLLRAIRSSTRKIAVFLFAVATLVIICGSLMYVVEGEANGFTSIPRSIYWAIVTLTTVGYGDISPQTDLGQILASLIMVLGYGIIAVPTGIVTVGLSRADKAVSTEACPSCSREGHDPDALYCKYCGDPLHPSDSRSEGESIE, from the coding sequence ATGAAACGCCCTTCCCCTTTTAGCCAGTCACGGCCGCCAACCGCATCAACCTGGCGTAACCGGCTGCACGAAATCATTTTTGAGGCGGAAACCCGGAGCGGCAAAATCTTTGACATTCTGCTGATCCTCAGCATCATCGCCAGCGTGATCATTGTCATGGTGGATAGTGTCAGCAGCTGGCAAGCCAGGTATGGCGATTTACTTCACGCCGCCGAGTGGGGATTCACCCTGCTGTTCACCGTAGAATATGTTCTGCGTCTGATGTGTATCGGTCGGCCATGGAAATACGCGACCAGTTTTTTCGGCATTGTCGATCTGCTGTCCATTCTGCCGACGTATCTGAGTTTGCTGCTGCCGGGCAGTAAATATCTATTGGTCATTCGCGTGCTGCGCATCCTGCGTGTTTTCAGGGTATTAAAGCTGGTTCAATACCTGGCTGAAGCGGAAATGCTGTTGCGGGCGATCCGCTCCAGCACCCGAAAAATCGCCGTATTTCTGTTTGCCGTCGCCACTCTGGTGATTATCTGCGGTTCACTGATGTATGTGGTTGAAGGGGAGGCCAATGGTTTCACCAGCATTCCACGCAGTATTTATTGGGCCATTGTCACCCTGACGACGGTCGGCTATGGTGATATTTCGCCGCAGACTGACCTGGGGCAGATTCTCGCGTCACTGATCATGGTCCTGGGCTACGGTATCATTGCGGTGCCCACCGGCATCGTCACCGTCGGCCTGAGTCGCGCCGACAAGGCGGTCAGTACCGAAGCCTGTCCGAGCTGCAGCCGTGAGGGGCATGATCCCGATGCCCTGTACTGCAAATATTGCGGAGATCCTTTACACCCCTCGGATTCCCGATCTGAGGGAGAATCAATCGAGTAG
- the ltrA gene encoding group II intron reverse transcriptase/maturase: MAKIYYSLYDRLLHEQRLLRAYAKIRSNKGKAGIDGQSVEDFADHLPEEIAALVGELKDKSYRPKPVRRVEIPKPDGGVRRLGIPTVRDRVVQQALLDILQPIFDPDFHPSSYGYRPGRSAHQAIAKASLFIRRYQRRWVVDMDLSKCFDTLDHDQIIQSIRRRVTDGSILGLIRLFLQSGNMTQDGWQASEQGSPQGGVISPLIANVYLDAFDQHMKNRGHRIVRYADDILILCGSRSGAENAFNVARNYLEETLHLRVNERKSRIVHSSEGVPYLGVIITSRYTRIQSEKVRQFKAKVKRITRRNTPVNLAKVIHDLNPVLRGFTNYFRVANCREQFRKLSRWIRRRLRAKQLTLWKKPQRLHRRLRQLGYQGEFKAIKMNSWRNAASNLANYAMPNIWFAKQGLFDLSRVETGYLPQSY, translated from the coding sequence ATGGCGAAAATTTACTACAGTCTCTACGACCGGCTGTTACACGAACAGAGACTACTTCGGGCATACGCGAAAATCAGGTCCAACAAAGGCAAGGCCGGAATCGACGGCCAGAGCGTAGAGGACTTTGCCGACCACCTGCCGGAAGAAATCGCCGCCCTTGTGGGCGAACTCAAGGACAAGAGCTATCGACCAAAGCCAGTGAGGCGGGTAGAAATCCCCAAGCCTGACGGCGGCGTCCGCCGGCTCGGAATCCCGACGGTTCGTGACCGTGTCGTCCAGCAGGCACTGCTGGACATCTTGCAGCCGATCTTTGATCCTGACTTTCATCCGTCCAGCTACGGTTATCGTCCGGGCCGCAGTGCCCATCAGGCGATCGCCAAAGCCAGCCTGTTTATCAGGCGCTACCAACGGCGCTGGGTGGTGGACATGGACCTGTCGAAATGCTTCGACACCCTAGACCATGACCAGATCATCCAGAGCATTCGTCGCCGGGTGACCGATGGAAGCATACTGGGATTAATTCGGCTGTTTCTGCAAAGCGGGAACATGACGCAAGACGGCTGGCAAGCAAGCGAACAAGGGAGCCCCCAAGGCGGGGTGATCAGTCCGCTAATCGCCAACGTCTACCTCGACGCCTTCGACCAGCACATGAAAAACCGAGGGCATCGAATCGTCCGCTACGCGGACGATATCCTGATCCTGTGTGGATCAAGAAGCGGGGCGGAAAACGCCTTCAACGTGGCAAGAAACTATCTGGAAGAAACCCTTCACCTGAGGGTCAACGAACGCAAGAGCCGGATTGTTCACAGCAGCGAAGGCGTACCCTATCTCGGAGTCATCATCACGAGCCGGTACACACGCATACAGAGCGAGAAGGTTCGACAGTTCAAAGCCAAGGTGAAGCGGATCACCCGGCGCAATACACCAGTCAATCTGGCCAAGGTCATCCACGACCTGAACCCGGTACTGCGTGGATTCACCAACTACTTCCGGGTAGCCAACTGCCGCGAGCAGTTCAGAAAACTGTCCCGCTGGATTCGCCGACGCCTGCGAGCCAAGCAGCTGACACTGTGGAAAAAGCCGCAACGGCTCCACCGCAGACTCCGGCAGCTAGGCTATCAGGGCGAGTTCAAGGCCATCAAAATGAACTCATGGCGCAATGCCGCCAGCAACCTGGCCAACTATGCAATGCCGAACATCTGGTTTGCAAAGCAGGGACTTTTTGATCTAAGCAGAGTAGAGACGGGCTATCTGCCTCAGAGCTATTAG
- a CDS encoding FKBP-type peptidyl-prolyl cis-trans isomerase: MRLWIVMLVGMALVLGGCKTEQTESKEVSVETLQQRVSYSVGLDIARNFKQNGFELDADLVVQGIKDGQGDAEPRMTEEQIASTMQEFQQHMMEQYQQKMTQQSEENAAAEVAFLAENGQKEGVVTLESGLQYKVVEAGSGASPTAEDTVRVDYRGTLLDGTEFDSSYQRGEPAEFQVNRVIAGWTEALQLMKEGATWELYIPAKLAYGERGMAQVIAPNSLLIFEVKFHSIVDPEETPAAAE, encoded by the coding sequence ATGCGTTTATGGATCGTCATGCTTGTTGGGATGGCCCTCGTCTTAGGGGGATGTAAAACAGAGCAAACCGAGTCAAAAGAGGTCAGCGTTGAGACGCTGCAGCAACGCGTCAGTTACAGTGTCGGATTGGACATCGCCCGCAACTTTAAACAAAATGGGTTTGAGTTGGATGCCGATCTGGTTGTCCAAGGGATAAAAGATGGTCAGGGTGATGCTGAGCCCCGTATGACTGAGGAGCAGATTGCCTCGACCATGCAGGAATTTCAGCAGCACATGATGGAACAGTATCAACAGAAGATGACGCAACAGTCAGAGGAGAATGCTGCGGCTGAGGTCGCCTTCCTGGCTGAAAATGGTCAGAAAGAGGGCGTTGTCACGCTGGAAAGCGGCTTGCAGTACAAAGTGGTCGAAGCCGGCAGTGGCGCCAGCCCGACTGCCGAGGACACCGTTCGGGTCGATTATCGCGGTACTTTGCTGGATGGAACGGAATTCGATAGCTCCTATCAGCGTGGAGAACCTGCCGAGTTTCAGGTGAATCGGGTGATTGCCGGGTGGACCGAAGCGTTACAGCTGATGAAAGAAGGGGCGACCTGGGAGTTGTATATTCCCGCGAAACTGGCTTATGGCGAACGGGGCATGGCGCAGGTGATTGCGCCGAATTCCTTGCTGATTTTTGAAGTCAAATTTCACAGCATTGTTGACCCGGAAGAAACACCGGCCGCTGCGGAATAA
- a CDS encoding zinc ABC transporter substrate-binding protein — translation MFKHLVTTLLACVIFSAGSAMATPLNVVVSIAPQRYLVHAIAGDLADVAVLIAPGQTPATWDPSPQSMTTLAKSDIVFPIGVPFEEVWLPRLQQMLPNLQVADIRQGITLQPISGHHHHDDGEEHHHHDHDEMMDPHIWLDPLHAITLAENITQHLCALAPQHQQIFTDGLNRLREQLLTTHEQVKQQLEHFHGRHFMVFHPSWGYFARRYHLEQLAIEIDGKEPSGAQLAQTAELARAKNVRVIFVQQQFSRKAAQAIADQIGAQVAILDPLAEDLPNTLLMTADKIAHALETPWPQPSH, via the coding sequence ATGTTCAAACACCTGGTTACAACACTTCTGGCCTGCGTAATTTTTTCAGCCGGTTCAGCCATGGCCACCCCATTGAACGTTGTCGTCAGCATTGCCCCGCAACGCTATCTGGTTCACGCCATTGCCGGAGACCTCGCCGACGTGGCGGTGCTCATCGCTCCCGGGCAGACACCGGCCACCTGGGATCCGTCGCCGCAAAGCATGACCACCCTGGCGAAGTCGGACATTGTGTTTCCCATCGGCGTTCCCTTTGAAGAGGTCTGGCTGCCGAGACTGCAGCAGATGCTGCCGAATTTGCAAGTCGCGGACATTCGTCAGGGCATCACCCTGCAACCGATCAGCGGCCACCACCATCACGATGATGGTGAGGAGCACCACCATCATGATCATGACGAAATGATGGATCCCCATATCTGGCTCGACCCGCTTCATGCAATCACGTTGGCTGAAAACATCACCCAACACCTGTGCGCTCTGGCACCACAACATCAACAGATTTTTACTGACGGCCTCAACCGACTGCGCGAGCAACTGCTCACAACCCATGAACAGGTGAAACAACAACTCGAGCATTTCCATGGCCGTCATTTTATGGTATTCCACCCGTCTTGGGGATATTTCGCCCGCCGTTACCACTTGGAACAGCTGGCCATTGAAATTGACGGCAAGGAACCCAGTGGTGCCCAATTGGCGCAAACCGCCGAGCTGGCACGGGCTAAAAACGTCCGGGTGATTTTCGTCCAGCAGCAATTCAGCCGCAAGGCGGCACAGGCTATTGCCGACCAGATCGGGGCCCAGGTGGCGATTCTCGACCCGTTGGCAGAAGATCTGCCCAACACCCTGTTGATGACCGCCGACAAAATCGCTCACGCATTGGAGACGCCATGGCCACAGCCATCGCATTAG
- a CDS encoding ABC transporter ATP-binding protein — MATAIALDNVSFSYDDRLILENIDLTLDTSDFLGIVGPNGGGKSTLLKLMLGLLQPDSGQVRVFGQTPEQARTRLGYVPQFATFDSAFPISVQDTVLQGRLGKTPTLLGYSRHDREIAEQAMREADILDLHKRPMTALSGGQRQRVLIARALACEPDVLLLDEPTANIDPHHGENFFDLLHHLHERIAIVLVSHDVGFVSRCVTRVACLNRTLVCHSTSPVDSDTIKHLYATPVSMVHHDTCLNAKDCL, encoded by the coding sequence ATGGCCACAGCCATCGCATTAGACAACGTCAGCTTCAGTTACGATGACAGGCTGATTCTCGAAAACATTGATCTGACGTTGGACACCAGCGATTTTCTCGGCATCGTCGGCCCCAATGGCGGCGGCAAAAGTACTCTGCTCAAACTGATGCTCGGCCTTCTGCAACCGGATAGCGGTCAGGTGCGCGTGTTCGGCCAGACTCCGGAACAAGCCCGCACGCGTCTGGGCTACGTCCCCCAGTTTGCCACGTTTGACAGCGCGTTCCCCATCAGTGTTCAAGACACGGTACTGCAAGGACGCCTGGGCAAAACCCCGACGCTGCTCGGCTACTCGCGTCACGACCGGGAAATCGCCGAACAGGCCATGCGCGAAGCGGATATCCTCGATTTACACAAACGCCCCATGACCGCTCTGTCAGGCGGTCAACGCCAACGCGTGCTGATCGCCCGCGCCCTGGCCTGTGAGCCGGACGTGTTGCTGCTGGATGAACCCACGGCGAACATTGACCCGCATCACGGAGAAAATTTTTTCGACCTGCTGCATCATCTGCATGAACGCATTGCCATTGTGCTGGTTTCTCACGATGTCGGTTTTGTTTCCCGCTGCGTGACCCGCGTCGCCTGCCTCAACCGCACCCTGGTCTGTCACAGCACCAGCCCGGTGGACAGTGACACCATCAAGCATCTTTATGCCACGCCGGTAAGCATGGTTCATCACGACACCTGCCTCAATGCCAAGGATTGTTTATGA
- a CDS encoding metal ABC transporter permease, with protein sequence MSFFDAIAQHAFLQNALLGGILASLTCGVVGSFVVVRRIGYLAGGIAHAVLGGMGIAFFLGKAPLAGALIAALLAAILISFVNRRGHQQEDTIISALWAVGMATGILFIAKTPGYNVDLMSYLFGNVLMISRQDLLLIAGLDGVILVFTGLFFKQLLALCYDPEFATLRGIRVETLNTLLLCLVAVTVVILIQIVGLILVIALLTLPAATARLYAATLVAMMGLATLLGLAITSGGLALSYRYDLPAGATIALLSGLCYLLAIICPSRTFR encoded by the coding sequence ATGAGTTTTTTCGATGCCATCGCCCAGCACGCCTTTCTGCAAAACGCTTTACTGGGAGGCATCCTCGCCAGTCTCACCTGTGGCGTGGTCGGCTCGTTTGTCGTGGTGCGACGCATTGGCTATCTGGCCGGGGGCATTGCCCACGCGGTTCTCGGCGGCATGGGCATCGCTTTTTTTCTCGGCAAAGCGCCGCTGGCCGGCGCCTTAATCGCCGCGCTTCTGGCGGCGATCCTCATCAGTTTCGTCAACCGTCGCGGCCATCAGCAGGAAGACACCATTATCAGTGCGTTGTGGGCGGTGGGCATGGCCACCGGCATCCTGTTTATCGCCAAAACGCCAGGCTACAATGTCGATCTGATGAGTTATCTGTTCGGCAATGTGCTGATGATCTCCCGCCAGGATCTGTTGCTGATTGCCGGGCTTGACGGGGTCATCTTAGTGTTCACCGGCCTGTTCTTCAAACAACTGCTGGCGCTGTGTTACGACCCCGAATTTGCAACCTTGCGCGGTATTCGAGTGGAAACACTCAACACCTTGCTGTTGTGCCTGGTTGCGGTGACCGTCGTCATTCTGATCCAGATTGTCGGCCTGATCCTGGTGATTGCCCTGTTAACCCTGCCGGCGGCCACAGCTCGTCTTTACGCGGCGACCCTGGTCGCCATGATGGGCCTGGCAACCCTGCTCGGTCTCGCCATTACCAGCGGTGGCCTGGCCCTGTCCTACAGGTACGATTTGCCCGCCGGAGCCACCATTGCCCTGCTTTCCGGTCTGTGCTATCTACTCGCCATCATCTGCCCGTCGCGTACGTTCCGCTGA
- the phnD gene encoding phosphate/phosphite/phosphonate ABC transporter substrate-binding protein: protein MIFALTALAYGLFWLSRTTFFSPEEALHINFSRAVGFDSAPGEAPLKIAVSAMTSPQTTEALYRDLLELIGQKLDKPVAFVQRPTYEEIDILLKNNRIDLAFVCSGSYALGHDRYGLQLLVIPIIKGQRTYHSEIIVAKDSPLTSLEGLRDKRFTFTSQSSNSGCLAPRFMLAQRQETPETFFAGVSYSGTHDKAIHAVAHGISDGAAVDSLILSHMVDKQEPSAMHVRVVERSQDFGMPPVVVPAQIDPQLKEKLRSIFLSIHQSRQGRYILDNLGIDYFTPAEDREYDGIREMARLCIEQ from the coding sequence ATGATCTTTGCTCTGACTGCGCTGGCCTATGGCCTGTTCTGGCTCAGCCGGACAACGTTCTTCTCCCCTGAAGAAGCATTGCACATCAACTTCTCCCGCGCGGTCGGCTTTGACAGTGCTCCCGGCGAAGCACCGTTAAAAATTGCCGTGTCCGCCATGACATCGCCACAAACCACGGAGGCGCTTTATCGCGACCTGCTCGAACTGATCGGCCAGAAACTGGATAAGCCGGTCGCCTTTGTCCAGCGCCCCACCTATGAAGAGATCGATATCCTGTTAAAAAACAACCGTATCGATCTCGCCTTTGTCTGCTCCGGCAGTTACGCTCTGGGACACGATCGCTACGGCTTGCAACTACTGGTAATTCCCATCATTAAAGGCCAACGAACCTACCACAGTGAAATCATCGTCGCAAAAGACAGCCCGCTGACCAGCCTTGAGGGCCTGCGGGACAAACGTTTCACCTTCACCTCCCAATCGTCAAACAGTGGCTGCCTGGCACCACGCTTCATGCTTGCCCAGCGTCAGGAGACACCAGAGACGTTTTTTGCCGGCGTCAGCTACAGCGGCACTCATGATAAAGCAATCCATGCCGTCGCTCACGGCATCAGCGATGGGGCCGCCGTCGACTCACTGATTCTCAGTCACATGGTTGACAAACAGGAGCCGAGCGCCATGCATGTGCGCGTCGTTGAACGCTCACAGGATTTTGGCATGCCGCCGGTTGTCGTTCCTGCGCAAATCGACCCACAGCTCAAAGAAAAGTTGCGTAGCATCTTTCTCAGCATCCATCAAAGCAGACAGGGCCGTTATATTCTCGACAATCTGGGCATTGATTATTTTACTCCGGCAGAAGACCGGGAATACGATGGTATTCGAGAAATGGCACGCCTATGTATCGAACAATAG
- a CDS encoding EAL domain-containing protein codes for MYRTIAIGPDKLPLRRRIFWRSFALMLLLIIGVTMTAIFSQTSHFHKASKTFYATQAQLMTLQLPDQILWNDKIGLLQRLQRTVDSDSAIAYAYLTVQGSPLVHTFDKGFPLDLVGLSTPYDKIIAYRTIIGQDGEIFDHIMSDIPTTQAVLHFGLRHSELNRRSWKDLQHILTMAVLALFLGAALSCQIAHVTTGEVEEATQDLYKERRFLQTVIDGVVDPIRVLNHHKEIIMLNRSAQSELSKEDCLGEKCRECHNGVDDDDNECPFETVRRTRQAVRILQHRRDQEDTLSIYEIEASPLINDGHFEGMVATARNITDRLRLEASLDEKESRLLYMSNHDLLTNLPNRVLFRNRLNQAIARSQNNHVVLLFIGLDRFTKINESLGREIGDNTLTQAAERFRRCLTENHTLARLGGDEFAVIMEDCRHPRDAAQTAKSLLEQLIEPIHVHPNEIYLTASIGISSYPQDGETPKTLMSHADIAMTRAKSEGKDRYQFFEREMTRSTKREFELENDLRKAVARNELRVYYQPQIQLDTQKITGMEALIRWQHPQRGLIPPADFIPLAEETGLIVSIGEWVLHQACRQVAQWHDQGLPAVTVAVNLSPLQFRHKALVRNVAKTLHETGINPACLELEVTESMIMDSVDKSTATMLELTKLGAGLAIDDFGTGYSSLSYLRYFPLTKLKIDKSFIERVTSDEHDAALATSVIALAHSLNLKVVAEGIEHEDQVQFLVQRSCHQGQGFLFSEPVAAPAMEQLLRQIQ; via the coding sequence ATGTATCGAACAATAGCCATCGGCCCGGACAAACTCCCGTTGCGACGCCGGATCTTCTGGCGTTCTTTTGCCCTGATGCTACTGCTGATTATCGGCGTGACCATGACGGCGATCTTTTCCCAGACCAGCCATTTTCATAAGGCCAGCAAGACATTTTATGCCACCCAGGCCCAGCTCATGACCCTGCAGTTGCCGGATCAGATTTTGTGGAACGACAAAATCGGCCTGCTACAGCGGTTGCAACGCACCGTTGACAGCGACAGCGCCATTGCCTACGCCTACCTGACCGTTCAGGGTTCACCGCTCGTTCACACCTTTGACAAAGGATTTCCTCTAGACCTCGTCGGTTTGTCAACGCCCTACGACAAGATCATCGCCTACCGGACCATCATCGGTCAGGATGGCGAGATTTTTGATCATATTATGAGCGACATCCCGACCACCCAGGCCGTCCTCCATTTCGGACTGCGCCATAGCGAACTGAACCGACGCTCCTGGAAGGATTTGCAACACATCCTGACAATGGCCGTTCTGGCCCTGTTCCTGGGAGCGGCACTTAGTTGCCAGATTGCCCACGTCACCACCGGCGAAGTGGAAGAGGCCACCCAGGACCTTTACAAGGAACGACGTTTTCTCCAAACCGTGATCGACGGCGTGGTTGACCCGATACGGGTGCTCAATCATCATAAAGAGATCATCATGCTCAACCGCTCCGCCCAAAGCGAGCTGAGCAAAGAAGACTGCCTCGGCGAGAAATGCCGCGAATGCCATAACGGTGTAGATGATGATGACAACGAGTGCCCTTTTGAAACCGTCCGCCGGACCCGGCAGGCCGTCCGCATTCTACAACACCGCCGTGACCAGGAGGATACGCTGTCGATCTACGAAATTGAAGCGTCGCCCCTGATCAACGACGGCCACTTTGAGGGCATGGTGGCCACAGCCCGCAACATCACCGACCGGCTGCGACTGGAGGCCAGCCTGGACGAAAAAGAATCGCGCCTGCTTTACATGTCCAACCACGATCTGCTCACCAATCTGCCCAACCGCGTGCTGTTTCGCAACCGTCTTAATCAGGCGATTGCCAGGAGTCAGAACAACCACGTTGTCCTCTTGTTTATCGGCCTTGACCGCTTCACCAAGATCAATGAGTCCCTCGGCCGCGAAATCGGTGACAACACGTTGACCCAGGCCGCCGAGAGATTTCGTCGCTGCCTGACAGAAAACCACACCCTGGCGCGTCTCGGCGGCGACGAATTTGCCGTCATCATGGAAGACTGTCGTCACCCGCGCGATGCCGCGCAAACGGCCAAGAGCCTCCTCGAGCAACTGATTGAGCCCATCCATGTTCATCCCAATGAGATCTACCTGACCGCCAGCATCGGCATCAGCAGTTACCCTCAGGATGGCGAAACCCCGAAAACCCTCATGTCCCACGCCGATATCGCCATGACCCGGGCCAAGTCGGAGGGCAAAGACCGCTACCAGTTTTTTGAACGGGAGATGACCCGATCCACGAAACGGGAATTTGAGCTGGAGAACGATTTGCGTAAAGCCGTGGCCCGCAATGAACTGCGCGTGTACTATCAGCCGCAAATCCAGTTGGACACGCAGAAAATTACCGGCATGGAAGCTCTGATCCGCTGGCAACACCCGCAAAGAGGGCTGATTCCTCCGGCCGACTTCATCCCCCTGGCGGAAGAAACCGGCCTGATCGTCTCCATCGGTGAATGGGTGTTGCACCAGGCCTGTCGTCAGGTGGCTCAATGGCACGATCAGGGACTGCCGGCCGTGACCGTGGCCGTCAATCTGTCGCCCCTGCAATTTCGCCATAAGGCATTGGTGCGTAATGTGGCAAAGACACTCCACGAGACCGGCATCAACCCGGCCTGCCTTGAGCTGGAAGTGACCGAAAGTATGATCATGGACAGCGTTGACAAATCAACCGCAACCATGCTTGAACTGACTAAACTGGGGGCTGGATTAGCCATCGACGACTTCGGCACCGGGTATTCCTCGCTGAGCTATTTGCGCTATTTTCCATTGACCAAGCTGAAAATCGACAAGTCGTTCATCGAACGGGTCACCAGCGACGAACACGATGCGGCCCTCGCCACCTCGGTGATCGCCCTGGCCCACAGTCTCAACCTGAAAGTCGTCGCCGAAGGGATCGAACACGAAGACCAGGTCCAATTTCTTGTGCAACGCAGTTGTCATCAGGGCCAGGGATTTTTGTTCAGCGAACCGGTTGCGGCCCCTGCCATGGAACAGCTGTTACGCCAGATCCAATAA